Proteins from a genomic interval of Clostridium sp. 'deep sea':
- a CDS encoding ABC transporter ATP-binding protein: MKLQVENLSYSINEHLIVDDVSFCINKGAFVGLVGPNGSGKSTLLKNIYRLYNPNKGDILLNNVSLHSMSYKQSAKVMSVLGQESSGAFDFLVKEMVFMGRSPHKKLLEPDSKADEEIVNNALQQVGMYDYKDRKFLTLSGGEKQRVLIARSLAQKARILILDEPTNHLDIYYKLQIMNLVKTLNITVFSAIHDLNIAAFYCDYLIIMKKGKVYNIGKTKDVLTQEMFKEVFNVNAVVKDNLETGYLDISYIP, from the coding sequence ATGAAATTACAGGTGGAAAATTTAAGCTACTCAATTAATGAACATCTAATTGTAGATGACGTTAGTTTTTGCATAAATAAAGGAGCTTTTGTAGGACTAGTGGGTCCTAATGGTAGTGGTAAAAGTACTTTGCTAAAAAATATTTACAGATTGTATAATCCGAATAAAGGAGATATCTTGCTAAATAATGTTTCACTTCATAGTATGAGTTATAAACAATCTGCTAAAGTTATGTCTGTTTTAGGACAAGAGTCATCAGGGGCATTTGATTTTTTAGTAAAAGAAATGGTTTTTATGGGTCGTTCGCCCCATAAAAAATTATTAGAACCAGATAGCAAAGCAGATGAAGAAATAGTTAATAATGCTTTACAACAGGTTGGTATGTATGACTATAAAGATAGAAAATTTTTAACACTGTCTGGTGGAGAAAAACAGAGAGTATTAATTGCACGTTCATTAGCTCAAAAAGCTAGAATACTAATTTTAGATGAGCCTACAAATCATTTAGATATATACTACAAACTACAAATAATGAATTTAGTAAAAACACTCAATATAACAGTTTTTTCAGCCATACATGACCTAAACATAGCTGCATTTTATTGTGACTATTTAATTATCATGAAAAAAGGAAAGGTGTATAATATAGGTAAAACAAAAGATGTATTAACACAGGAAATGTTTAAAGAAGTCTTTAATGTTAACGCTGTAGTTAAAGATAATTTAGAAACTGGGTATTTGGATATTTCTTATATACCATAA
- a CDS encoding iron ABC transporter permease, with protein sequence MFKNTKLSLIITILIVLIIISIPLCIILGSVPLPANETIKIITSKIFMKPIPPEIKLGRVHIVWNLRLPRVLLAIAVGGGLAVCGVAIQALTRSPLANPYILGVSSGASTAATIIIILGLNFFGTYSLTIGAFIGAFLSLILVYSMSIVRGRTSSTRLLLSGIAVSMVLSALTNFVVMLAPQSESIRTAMFWMMGGLGYARWQVIIVPIIVVIAGTALIYILSRVLNALSLGDESAIVLGINVHKTRKRLLIIVSVIAGTLVAVSGSIGFIGLVIPHMTRMMFNTNHKRVTPISFLLGALFLMWMDVLARILLAPREIPIGILTSLCGGPFFIYLLRNSKEKDF encoded by the coding sequence ATGTTTAAGAATACTAAATTATCATTAATTATTACAATTTTAATTGTACTTATAATAATATCTATACCACTATGTATTATACTAGGATCTGTACCCTTACCTGCGAATGAAACAATTAAAATAATAACTAGTAAAATATTTATGAAACCGATACCTCCAGAAATAAAGTTGGGTAGAGTACATATAGTTTGGAATTTAAGGCTACCACGTGTACTTTTAGCTATAGCAGTAGGTGGTGGACTTGCAGTTTGTGGAGTAGCAATACAAGCTCTTACAAGAAGCCCCCTAGCTAATCCCTATATACTTGGAGTTTCATCGGGGGCATCTACTGCAGCCACAATTATAATTATATTGGGTTTGAATTTTTTTGGTACCTATAGCTTAACAATAGGTGCTTTTATAGGAGCATTTTTATCATTGATTTTAGTCTATTCTATGTCCATAGTAAGAGGTAGAACGTCATCAACCCGCTTATTATTATCTGGTATAGCGGTATCTATGGTGTTATCTGCCTTAACTAATTTTGTTGTTATGTTGGCTCCTCAAAGTGAGTCGATTAGAACGGCAATGTTTTGGATGATGGGTGGTTTAGGATATGCCAGATGGCAGGTTATTATTGTACCTATAATAGTAGTTATTGCAGGAACAGCTTTAATATATATCCTCTCAAGAGTACTCAATGCTTTAAGTTTAGGGGATGAATCAGCAATAGTATTAGGCATTAATGTTCATAAAACCAGAAAAAGACTATTAATTATAGTTTCAGTTATAGCCGGAACACTTGTTGCTGTAAGTGGGTCAATTGGTTTTATTGGTTTAGTTATTCCTCATATGACTCGTATGATGTTTAACACTAATCATAAACGAGTAACACCTATCAGCTTCTTATTAGGGGCTCTATTTTTAATGTGGATGGATGTATTAGCCAGAATTTTATTAGCCCCTCGTGAAATACCCATAGGTATTCTTACTTCATTGTGTGGTGGTCCGTTTTTTATATATCTATTACGTAACAGCAAAGAAAAGGATTTTTAA
- a CDS encoding ABC transporter ATP-binding protein has product MKTSSRLYYVIKLLTYIKEFIWQMILYLFCGGVFRVLPIVTSGLTAYMVGHVFAGGKIEIYLVAFIIVLAALRGLFSYLDCIISHDIAYKILSKFRVMLYEAIARLSPSYLSTKRTGKLINTAMNDVELLEWFYAHVVGVFLLAIIIPGTTFVVLYNINPLIAAVIVPWIIAVVSIPRIFKKQANEQGAKVREKNSTIIAVVIDGIQGLKDIISYNWQKNYINKFKLVATDYEKANIQYCTRKGTESLLIKVFMSMAMLSVVLVSAYLYKSNLITIEWYMVAVVLSGAIFAPISEIMSMSSQFGMIFSAAKRVYDILEAKPYVNDNGQLLTAALEPTIEFKNVYFKYPNAKRNALNNVSFKINAGEKIAIVGSSGAGKSTCSKLLMKFWQPDKGEILIGGKDIATISGDSIRKNISLVSQDVYLFSRSITENIKLLHDYSDTEVYNSAKKASIHDFIINLPEGYDTEVGERGAKLSGGEKQRISIARTFMKNSSILILDESSSNLDSINEEKINASLEDLMKNKTTIIIAHKLSTIKLCDKIIVLNNGCLDNQGTLTELMDSSQMFNKIINEGR; this is encoded by the coding sequence ATGAAAACAAGTAGTAGGTTGTATTATGTTATAAAATTATTAACATATATTAAAGAATTTATTTGGCAAATGATATTATACCTATTTTGTGGGGGAGTATTTAGAGTACTACCAATTGTAACTAGTGGACTAACAGCCTATATGGTTGGCCACGTTTTTGCAGGTGGTAAAATAGAAATATACCTAGTAGCTTTTATTATAGTTTTGGCCGCATTAAGAGGATTATTTAGCTACCTTGATTGCATAATATCGCATGATATAGCCTATAAAATTTTATCAAAATTTAGGGTTATGTTATATGAAGCAATAGCAAGGCTGTCACCCTCATATTTATCAACAAAAAGAACTGGTAAATTAATAAATACAGCTATGAATGATGTAGAGCTACTAGAGTGGTTTTATGCCCATGTAGTAGGGGTATTCTTATTGGCTATTATCATTCCAGGTACTACTTTTGTGGTACTTTACAATATAAATCCGCTTATTGCAGCTGTGATAGTTCCTTGGATTATAGCAGTGGTTAGTATTCCTCGTATATTTAAGAAACAGGCCAATGAGCAGGGCGCTAAAGTAAGAGAAAAAAATTCCACCATAATAGCAGTAGTTATAGATGGAATTCAAGGATTAAAAGATATTATATCTTATAATTGGCAAAAAAATTACATAAATAAATTTAAGCTTGTGGCAACAGATTATGAAAAAGCAAATATTCAATACTGTACCAGAAAAGGTACAGAATCTTTGTTAATAAAAGTCTTTATGTCTATGGCTATGTTATCGGTTGTATTGGTTTCTGCCTACCTTTATAAGAGCAATTTAATTACAATAGAATGGTATATGGTGGCTGTGGTGTTATCTGGTGCTATTTTTGCACCTATCTCTGAGATAATGAGTATGTCATCACAATTCGGAATGATTTTTTCAGCAGCTAAAAGGGTTTACGATATTCTTGAAGCAAAACCCTATGTAAATGATAATGGCCAACTACTAACAGCTGCTTTAGAACCAACTATAGAGTTTAAAAATGTATATTTTAAATACCCAAATGCAAAAAGAAATGCACTTAATAATGTTTCCTTTAAGATTAATGCGGGTGAGAAGATTGCCATTGTAGGCTCTTCGGGTGCTGGTAAAAGTACCTGTAGTAAATTACTAATGAAATTTTGGCAGCCAGATAAAGGTGAAATTTTGATTGGTGGTAAAGATATAGCCACTATTTCTGGTGATAGTATTAGAAAAAATATCTCTTTGGTATCTCAAGATGTTTATTTATTTAGCAGGAGTATAACTGAAAATATTAAGCTTTTGCATGACTATAGTGATACAGAAGTATATAACTCGGCAAAAAAAGCCTCTATTCATGATTTTATAATAAATTTACCTGAGGGTTATGACACAGAAGTTGGTGAACGTGGTGCTAAGCTTTCGGGCGGTGAAAAACAAAGAATATCAATTGCCAGAACTTTTATGAAAAACAGCTCAATACTTATACTAGATGAGTCTTCTTCTAATTTAGATTCCATTAATGAAGAAAAAATCAATGCTAGTTTAGAAGATTTAATGAAAAATAAAACAACAATTATTATAGCTCATAAATTATCAACTATTAAATTATGTGATAAAATTATTGTTTTAAACAATGGATGCCTTGACAATCAGGGAACCTTAACCGAATTAATGGATAGCTCACAAATGTTTAATAAGATAATAAATGAAGGAAGATAG
- a CDS encoding ATP-binding cassette domain-containing protein, giving the protein MNIFNNKKSLSQVESIQLKNISFSYGNDKQVLKNINLSLKSGSITAIVGKSGEGKSTIVNLILGFITTQCGEVLINNIAITDFEKESYRNSISVMWQDPYMFYGTILENIMVGKPSATIAEVVQAAKRVNIHDYIMSLPQQYNSFVGERGMTLSGGQKQRISLARCLLRDSPVIILDEPSSALDGENEIIIQKTLKELAKSKIILIISHRLQTINFADNIAILKNGVINTQGSHNELLKNSELYNQLMNIKESINYENK; this is encoded by the coding sequence ATGAATATCTTTAATAATAAAAAATCATTAAGCCAGGTAGAAAGCATTCAATTAAAAAACATCTCATTTTCTTATGGTAATGATAAGCAGGTCTTAAAAAATATTAACCTGAGTTTAAAATCAGGATCAATAACCGCCATTGTTGGTAAATCTGGCGAAGGTAAATCCACAATTGTTAATCTTATTTTAGGGTTTATTACTACACAATGTGGTGAGGTATTAATAAATAACATAGCTATAACAGATTTTGAAAAAGAATCTTATCGAAACAGTATTTCTGTAATGTGGCAAGATCCTTATATGTTTTATGGAACTATTTTAGAAAATATTATGGTAGGAAAACCTAGCGCCACAATAGCAGAAGTTGTGCAGGCTGCTAAAAGAGTTAATATACATGATTATATTATGAGTTTACCGCAGCAGTATAACTCTTTTGTGGGTGAAAGAGGAATGACATTATCTGGTGGACAAAAACAAAGAATTTCTTTAGCAAGATGTTTATTAAGAGATTCTCCTGTAATTATTTTGGATGAACCATCATCAGCTTTAGATGGAGAAAATGAAATTATTATTCAAAAAACTCTTAAAGAGTTAGCAAAAAGTAAAATTATCTTAATTATAAGTCACAGATTACAAACCATTAACTTTGCTGATAATATTGCAATATTAAAAAATGGAGTTATAAATACTCAAGGTAGTCATAATGAGCTACTTAAAAATAGCGAATTATATAACCAATTAATGAATATAAAAGAGAGTATAAACTATGAAAACAAGTAG
- a CDS encoding ABC transporter substrate-binding protein, with the protein MSNKKKIMCLLLISVLTISLFGCNNGAQVNNQKNNNEDNNQYEVTINNFNKDTIYKKVPEKIVTLSIGELEICLELGLEDKIVGIVIAEGYAKDYDEKIQKLPVLAEGYGTSCVPTLETIIEVEPDFVYGTAFAFNANYGIASQKDFDELNINTYVTKGTYETEVTIDDVYEDIENIGKIFNKEEKATTVIEKMKNEITKYKKEYDQPKTVFVYDNGTEKPSTAGKCALITSLIETVGGKNIFDDIDKQFTQVNWEAIAEANPSYIVINDYEGTTAEQKIEVLKNHAALKEVDAVKDNNFIIVPLDYSFPGMKNIDAIKILSEAINKEK; encoded by the coding sequence ATGAGTAATAAAAAGAAAATTATGTGTTTATTATTAATAAGTGTATTAACAATAAGCTTATTCGGCTGTAATAATGGGGCACAAGTAAACAATCAAAAAAATAACAATGAAGATAATAACCAATACGAGGTTACCATAAATAACTTTAATAAAGACACAATCTATAAAAAAGTACCAGAAAAAATAGTTACATTAAGCATTGGTGAATTAGAGATATGTTTAGAATTAGGCCTTGAGGATAAAATAGTGGGCATTGTAATAGCCGAGGGTTATGCTAAGGACTACGATGAAAAAATTCAAAAACTACCAGTATTGGCTGAGGGATATGGAACATCTTGTGTACCTACCCTAGAAACAATTATTGAAGTAGAGCCTGATTTTGTATATGGCACTGCCTTTGCGTTTAATGCTAATTATGGTATTGCATCACAAAAGGATTTTGATGAATTAAATATTAATACCTATGTAACAAAAGGTACCTATGAAACTGAAGTTACGATAGACGACGTATATGAAGACATAGAGAATATAGGAAAAATATTTAATAAAGAAGAAAAAGCTACTACAGTTATTGAAAAAATGAAAAATGAAATAACAAAATATAAAAAAGAATATGACCAACCAAAAACAGTATTTGTATATGATAATGGAACAGAAAAGCCAAGTACAGCAGGTAAATGTGCTTTAATAACCTCTTTAATAGAAACAGTTGGCGGAAAAAACATTTTTGATGATATCGATAAACAATTTACCCAAGTTAATTGGGAAGCAATAGCAGAAGCAAATCCATCTTACATAGTAATTAACGACTACGAGGGTACTACTGCTGAGCAAAAAATTGAGGTCTTAAAAAATCATGCAGCACTAAAAGAAGTAGATGCAGTTAAAGACAATAACTTTATTATAGTACCACTTGATTATTCATTTCCTGGAATGAAGAATATTGATGCAATTAAAATATTAAGTGAGGCAATTAATAAAGAAAAATAA
- the pepV gene encoding dipeptidase PepV — protein MQIFDKLIDSYRDVMIKDIQSLVRIKSVKEAPQGDMPFGKGIQLSLEKALEIAERMGFKTENIDNYAGEVSYGEGNESIAMLGHLDVVPEGNDWTYPPYAAEVHDGVIYGRGVSDNKGPAVMSLYAIKAIMDSKLPIAKELKVIFGTDEESGMTDVKYYVDKKGAPTMAITPDAGFPLIHGEKGIMTFTLVTKSENHELKKGTYLVSGNGGNAVNSVPDICKVVIKTEEKQDLIKLLEEFKEQPNFDFVWEEQADNISITTYGVSYHGSLPQNGRNAVSYMFNILGEFAKDSHTPIAEFIKLYNNRIAFKHYGEDIGCFFKDEKSGDLAFNPGIFAITAEGIEVKVNIRYPVTFTGEQVFSSIEKNIENTVVTLIRGSDSAPMYVEPDSPLVVNLMSIYREQTGDLDAKPKVIGGGTYARKLPNAVAFGPGFPGAKSNAHQPNEQYIIDDMIKATKIYAKALYKLAQDK, from the coding sequence GTGCAAATTTTTGATAAACTTATTGATAGCTATAGAGATGTTATGATAAAAGATATTCAATCTTTAGTTAGAATAAAGAGTGTAAAAGAGGCTCCACAAGGAGATATGCCATTTGGTAAAGGTATTCAATTAAGCCTTGAAAAGGCCTTAGAAATTGCCGAACGTATGGGATTTAAAACAGAGAACATTGATAATTATGCTGGTGAGGTTAGTTACGGTGAGGGTAATGAGAGTATTGCTATGCTTGGACATTTAGATGTTGTTCCTGAAGGAAACGATTGGACCTACCCTCCATATGCTGCTGAGGTTCATGATGGAGTTATTTATGGTAGGGGTGTTAGTGATAATAAAGGACCTGCGGTAATGAGTTTATATGCAATTAAAGCAATTATGGATTCTAAACTACCCATAGCTAAAGAGTTAAAGGTTATATTCGGTACAGATGAAGAGTCTGGCATGACAGACGTTAAATATTATGTTGATAAAAAAGGTGCGCCAACCATGGCCATAACCCCAGATGCTGGTTTTCCATTAATTCATGGAGAAAAAGGTATTATGACCTTTACATTAGTAACTAAAAGTGAAAATCACGAGCTAAAAAAAGGTACTTATCTTGTATCAGGAAATGGTGGTAATGCAGTAAACTCTGTTCCTGATATTTGTAAAGTAGTGATTAAAACAGAAGAGAAACAGGATTTAATTAAGCTCTTAGAAGAGTTTAAAGAGCAACCTAATTTTGATTTTGTTTGGGAAGAGCAAGCTGACAACATTTCCATAACAACTTACGGTGTATCTTACCACGGAAGTTTGCCTCAAAATGGCAGAAATGCAGTTAGTTATATGTTTAATATTTTAGGTGAGTTTGCTAAAGACTCTCATACACCTATAGCTGAATTTATTAAGCTTTATAATAATCGTATTGCTTTTAAACACTATGGTGAAGATATAGGCTGTTTCTTTAAAGACGAAAAGTCTGGTGATTTAGCCTTTAACCCGGGTATTTTTGCTATTACTGCAGAGGGTATTGAGGTTAAGGTTAATATTCGTTATCCTGTTACATTTACAGGTGAGCAGGTTTTCTCTAGTATTGAAAAAAATATTGAGAACACTGTTGTAACCTTAATTAGGGGTAGCGATAGCGCGCCTATGTATGTAGAGCCAGACAGTCCCCTCGTTGTAAATTTAATGAGTATTTACAGGGAGCAGACCGGTGACCTAGATGCTAAACCAAAGGTAATTGGTGGCGGAACATATGCTCGCAAGCTACCTAACGCTGTTGCTTTTGGACCTGGTTTTCCGGGCGCAAAATCTAATGCTCATCAACCAAATGAACAATATATTATTGATGATATGATAAAAGCAACAAAAATTTATGCTAAGGCATTATATAAGTTAGCTCAAGATAAATAA
- the abc-f gene encoding ribosomal protection-like ABC-F family protein, with amino-acid sequence MALCAVSNLAKYYGADLVFQNITFEIDKGQRIGLIGPNGVGKTTLLKILMEQEDYQEGTIFKRSNIRLDYLDQIPVYPDSLKTIDVLFEAFSSILKIEKQLENMQQKMSLCKGEELNKIVKLYGELEHSYEQMGGYDMHERLNRIVIGLNINENMQQRAFEMLSGGEKSRVILGKILLEEPDILLLDEPSNHLDLSFMAWLEAYLQDYKGAVVIVSHDRWFLDRAVNKIVEIEQDCAEIYNGNYSYYQVESQRRLEEKFNMWQAKQRQVDKLEEQIEQFLIWGRARDSEKMFKRAKELKKRLAKIVVPDKPRMENKKIRILKNNVTRTAKEVLRVKSLGHQFENKRLFSNFDLTVFYQEKIGILGSNGTGKSTLLKIIMGLIEPSYGKVEIGSRVKIGYLPQEVEFDNPNSNLIEVFQSQYQITATEVRHELARVLFTGDDVFKSVNTLSGGERSRLKLCLLMYGGANVLILDEPTNHLDIDSREELENSLQKYEGTVIFVSHDRYFIDTMAGKILEIKNSKIDIYKGNYQYYLKQLEKKQAKTVGKSEHNKLSQSKQDYQSHKALQSEMRKQDKQLKSYTQQIKEAENRLLEIENLMKSSVSNVQKLQELYKNQNETEELLMDLIEKHEDLEKIIKNR; translated from the coding sequence ATGGCATTATGTGCAGTTAGCAATTTAGCAAAATATTATGGAGCAGATTTAGTGTTTCAAAATATAACCTTTGAGATAGATAAGGGGCAAAGAATTGGCTTAATAGGTCCTAATGGAGTAGGTAAAACTACTCTACTTAAAATATTAATGGAGCAAGAGGATTATCAAGAAGGAACTATATTTAAACGTTCAAATATAAGGTTAGATTACTTAGATCAAATACCGGTTTATCCAGATAGCTTAAAAACCATAGATGTTTTATTTGAGGCATTTTCTAGTATTTTAAAAATTGAAAAACAACTAGAAAATATGCAACAAAAAATGTCTTTATGTAAGGGTGAAGAGTTAAACAAAATAGTTAAATTATATGGAGAATTAGAGCATAGCTATGAGCAAATGGGTGGCTATGACATGCATGAACGGTTAAACAGAATAGTAATAGGTTTAAACATTAATGAAAACATGCAACAACGAGCATTTGAAATGCTTAGTGGTGGAGAAAAATCACGAGTTATACTTGGTAAGATTCTGTTAGAAGAGCCAGATATATTGTTACTAGATGAGCCCTCAAACCACTTAGATTTAAGTTTTATGGCTTGGTTAGAGGCATATTTACAAGACTACAAAGGTGCTGTTGTAATAGTTTCTCATGACCGTTGGTTTTTAGATAGAGCTGTAAATAAAATTGTAGAAATAGAGCAGGATTGTGCTGAAATTTATAATGGAAATTATAGCTACTACCAAGTAGAAAGCCAAAGAAGACTAGAAGAGAAATTTAATATGTGGCAGGCAAAACAAAGGCAAGTAGACAAGCTAGAAGAACAGATTGAGCAATTCTTAATTTGGGGCAGAGCTCGTGATAGTGAAAAAATGTTTAAACGGGCTAAAGAGTTAAAAAAAAGGCTGGCTAAAATAGTTGTGCCTGATAAACCCCGTATGGAAAATAAAAAAATAAGAATCTTAAAAAACAATGTGACCAGAACAGCTAAAGAAGTACTTAGAGTAAAAAGTCTGGGTCATCAATTTGAAAATAAAAGGCTTTTTAGCAACTTTGATTTAACAGTTTTTTATCAAGAAAAAATAGGAATACTGGGCTCAAACGGTACTGGTAAATCTACTTTGCTCAAGATAATAATGGGATTAATTGAACCCAGTTATGGCAAAGTAGAAATCGGTTCAAGAGTAAAAATTGGCTATTTACCTCAAGAGGTTGAGTTTGACAACCCCAATAGTAATCTAATAGAGGTATTTCAAAGTCAGTATCAAATAACGGCTACAGAGGTAAGACATGAGCTTGCCAGAGTGTTATTTACAGGTGATGATGTATTTAAAAGTGTTAATACCTTATCGGGTGGGGAGCGTAGTAGATTAAAGCTTTGTTTATTGATGTATGGAGGAGCTAATGTACTAATACTTGATGAGCCTACTAATCATTTGGATATAGATTCACGTGAAGAGCTAGAGAACAGCTTGCAAAAGTATGAAGGTACAGTAATATTTGTATCACATGATAGATACTTTATAGACACTATGGCTGGTAAAATTTTAGAAATTAAAAATAGTAAAATAGATATATACAAAGGTAACTATCAGTACTACTTAAAACAACTTGAAAAAAAACAAGCTAAAACTGTAGGTAAAAGTGAGCATAATAAACTGTCACAAAGTAAACAAGATTATCAATCACATAAAGCTTTGCAAAGCGAAATGCGAAAACAAGACAAACAGCTTAAAAGCTATACACAGCAAATAAAAGAGGCTGAAAATAGATTATTAGAGATTGAGAACTTAATGAAAAGCAGTGTTAGTAATGTGCAGAAGTTACAAGAACTATATAAGAATCAAAATGAAACCGAAGAACTGTTAATGGATTTAATAGAGAAACATGAAGATCTTGAAAAGATAATAAAAAATAGATAA
- a CDS encoding aminotransferase class IV, whose product MNNEAIFQYLIHDGEVYSTADESIVKSMNKKSVYEVIRAIDAVPLFFEEHIDRLYKSAEIINIKLCLTKQKIKQLMAKLMSVNNEFNSNIKLLFSEDGASYFLYFMHTFYPSQEMYKKGIHTVLYDVVRYNPNAKVNDYQLRKHIKEYRLERAAFEALLVNKHKNVTEGSRSNIFFVKDKTLYTAPNRKVLIGITRNKVIEHAKKLNIKVIERDISTRELMSFEGVFMTSTSNDILPITSIDDLLFESVQNTTIELLQNAYLNGIKEYVKGNK is encoded by the coding sequence ATGAACAATGAAGCAATATTTCAATACTTAATACATGATGGTGAAGTTTATAGTACCGCTGATGAAAGTATTGTAAAGAGTATGAATAAGAAATCTGTTTATGAGGTAATTAGAGCTATAGATGCAGTGCCTTTGTTTTTTGAAGAACATATAGATAGATTATATAAGTCAGCAGAAATTATAAATATAAAATTATGTTTAACCAAACAAAAAATAAAACAACTAATGGCAAAGTTGATGAGTGTTAATAATGAGTTCAACAGTAATATAAAACTATTGTTTAGTGAAGATGGTGCAAGCTATTTTCTTTACTTTATGCACACTTTTTATCCCTCACAGGAGATGTATAAAAAAGGCATTCATACTGTTTTATATGATGTTGTTAGGTATAACCCTAATGCAAAAGTTAACGATTACCAACTACGTAAACATATCAAAGAATATAGACTAGAGCGAGCTGCGTTTGAGGCACTTTTAGTAAATAAACATAAAAACGTTACTGAGGGTAGTAGGTCAAATATTTTTTTTGTAAAAGATAAAACACTATATACGGCTCCAAATAGAAAAGTGTTAATTGGAATAACTAGAAATAAAGTAATAGAGCATGCCAAAAAACTCAATATTAAGGTAATAGAGAGAGATATAAGTACCAGAGAACTAATGAGTTTTGAGGGAGTATTTATGACCTCGACCTCTAATGACATTTTACCTATCACTAGTATTGATGATTTATTATTTGAGTCTGTACAAAACACCACAATAGAGTTATTGCAAAATGCCTATCTAAACGGTATTAAAGAATATGTTAAGGGTAATAAATAA
- a CDS encoding Rid family detoxifying hydrolase, translating into MPKKIIKTKNAPSANGCYSQGILANGFLFISGQLPIEPESKHKLVNKDITDQTHRVLNNIKAIVEEAGGSLQDIVKVTIYLSNINNWSKVNAVYEQFFNYEPPARCVLEIANIHYGFKIEAEAIASIE; encoded by the coding sequence ATGCCTAAAAAAATAATTAAAACAAAAAATGCTCCCAGTGCTAATGGTTGTTATTCACAGGGTATTTTAGCTAATGGATTTTTATTTATTTCAGGACAACTACCCATTGAGCCTGAAAGTAAACATAAGTTAGTAAATAAAGATATAACAGACCAAACCCATAGGGTATTAAATAATATTAAGGCTATAGTTGAAGAGGCTGGTGGTAGCCTACAGGATATAGTTAAAGTAACTATTTATTTAAGTAATATTAATAATTGGAGTAAAGTAAATGCTGTTTACGAGCAATTCTTTAATTATGAACCACCAGCTAGATGTGTACTTGAAATAGCAAATATCCACTATGGGTTTAAAATAGAGGCAGAAGCTATTGCCTCTATTGAATAA